AGGTGCTCTCGCTCATCACGATGGGCCTGAGCAACCAGGAGATCGCCGAGCGCACGCTGCTCTCCCTGAACTCCATCAAGTCCTACATCCGCTCCGCCTACCGCAAGATCGACGTCGACTCGCGCTCCAAGGCCGTGCTCTGGGGTGTGGAGCACGGCATGCGCGCCGACCGGATGCGGATCAGCGGGTCGCCGGCACGCGAGGGCTGAGCCCGTCGGCTCTGTCCCCCGTCGCTTTCCCCGGGTACCCGGGGAAACTGGAGCCTCCCCCCCGAAACTTCGCACCGGAACCTCCAGAATCCCCGGATAGCCGGGGATCGCCCCGGCGCCCGTACGCTTCCCCGGTGGACCAGCAGCACCCCGGCATCGACCCCGACGACCTCGCGACGACCCTCCGGGTGCTGCAGACGCTCCACCACCTCCCCGGCGACCACCCCGACCACGTCACGGTCAAGCGCGCGGCGTCGCACATGTACAAGTCGATCAAGTCCGAGCGCAAGCTCGCCAAGCGCGCCGCAGAGCTCGCCCACGACCGCGAGGTCATCGAGAAGACCGCGACCGGGTCGGCGATGCGCATCGACGACGAGACCGCCGGCATCCCGCTCGTCTCGACGAGCGTCGGGGCGTTCGCCGGCGAGCTGATCAACCCGCGCGGCTGCTACATCTGCAAGCAGGACTTCACGCTGGTCGACGCGTTCTACCACTGGCTCTGCCCGACCTGCGCGGCGATGAGCCACGCCAAGCGCGACCAGCGCACCGACCTCACCGGCAGGCGCGCCCTGTTGACCGGCGGCCGCGCGAAGATCGGGATGTACATCGCGCTGCGCCTGCTGCGCGACGGCGCCCACACCACCATCACGACCCGCTTCCCCAAGGACGCGGTGCGGCGCTTCTCCGCGCTGCCCGACGCGGACGAGTGGATCCATCGGCTGAAGGTGGTCGGCATCGACCTGCGCGACCCCACCCAGGTCATCTCGCTGGCCGACGACGTCGCGGCCGCGGGCCCGCTCGACATCCTCATCAACAACGCCTGCCAGACCGTACGCCGCACGCCGGGCGCCTACGCCCCGCTGGTCCAGGCCGAGCAGCTCCCGCTGCCGGAGGACTCGGTCCCCGAGCTGGTGACCTTCGACCACATCTCCGAGGCGCACCCCGCCGCGATCGCGGGCGCGCTCACCGACACCGCGATCGCGCACCACGAGGGCGAGTCGACCGAGCACGCGATCGCTGCGCACAACGCCGCCACCCTCACCGCGCTGGCACTGAAGGCCGGGCACGCCTCGCTCGACGCGCACCTCGCCGGGACCGCCGTCGACGCGGGCGGCCTGCTTCCCGACGTGCAGGACAACAACTCGTGGACCCAGACGGTCGGTGAGGTCGACCCGCTGGAGCTCCTCGAGGTGCAGCTGTGCAACTCGATCGCCCCGTTCCTGCTGGTCTCGCGGCTGCGCCCGGCGATGGCGGCCGCCGCGACGACCGCCGCCTCGGGACGGGCGTACGTCGTCAACGTGTCGGCGATGGAGGGGCAGTTCTCCCGTCGCTACAAGGGCCCCGGCCACCCGCACACCAACATGGCCAAGGCCGCGCTCAACATGATGACGCGGACGAGCTCGGGCGAGATGTTCGAGACCGACCGGATCCTGATGACCGCGGTCGACACGGGCTGGATCACCGACGAGCGCCCGCACCACGAGAAGCTCCGCATCGCCGCCGAGGGCTGGCACGCGCCGCTCGACCTGGTCGACGGAGCGGCGCGCGTCTACGACCCGATCGTGCTGGGCGAGGCGGGCGAGGACCTGTACGGGTGCTTCGTGAAGGACTACAGACCCTCGCCCTGGTGAGTGACAGACTCGCGGCCATGCGCGCACTCGAGACCGCCGAGGACTTCCACGCACGCGTCGCCGCAGCGACCGACGCCGAGGGCCGGTTGCCGGTCGCCATCGAGGCGATGCCCGGCTGGGACATCTTCCCCTTCGAGCTCGAGGGGCTGCGCGTCAAGGCGCTCGAGCCGCTCGCCGACGCCGAGCCGCCGCGGGCGGGTGAGGACCCGGCCGACTGCTTCTGCCAGGAGCCGATGCCCGCCGACCGTGCCGCGCGGGTGGCCTGGCGCAACGAGCGGTGGCTGCTGGTGCTGCTCGACATGAAGCTGCCGGTCTCGTTCATCCTGCGGCCCGTCGCGCACCACGACATCGCCGACCTGCCCGACGACCTGGCCGCCGAGATGGGCGTCCTCACCGTCGCCATCACGCGGGCGGTGGAGGAGCTGCCGAGCGTCGGACGTTGCCACATCGGCCGCTACGGCGACGGCGGTGCGCACGCGCACCCGTTCTTCTTCGGCCGACCCGCGAGGATGCTGCAGCTGCGCGGCTCGTGCCTGCTGGACTGGGAGGAGAACCTGCCCGAGGTCCCCGAGGACGTACGCCTCGCCCACGGCGCCCACGTCGGGCGACGTCTTCTCGAACGCTTCGGCGGCACCGGTCCGGCCTGGGAGGCCTGAGGCGACCGCACGGCTCAGCTCTCGACCGGGGTCGCGTAGTAGTGCGTGGCGGGATCGGCACCCGCCCGGGAGATGCCCAGCTCGACGAC
This sequence is a window from Nocardioides sp. S5. Protein-coding genes within it:
- a CDS encoding SDR family NAD(P)-dependent oxidoreductase, whose amino-acid sequence is MDQQHPGIDPDDLATTLRVLQTLHHLPGDHPDHVTVKRAASHMYKSIKSERKLAKRAAELAHDREVIEKTATGSAMRIDDETAGIPLVSTSVGAFAGELINPRGCYICKQDFTLVDAFYHWLCPTCAAMSHAKRDQRTDLTGRRALLTGGRAKIGMYIALRLLRDGAHTTITTRFPKDAVRRFSALPDADEWIHRLKVVGIDLRDPTQVISLADDVAAAGPLDILINNACQTVRRTPGAYAPLVQAEQLPLPEDSVPELVTFDHISEAHPAAIAGALTDTAIAHHEGESTEHAIAAHNAATLTALALKAGHASLDAHLAGTAVDAGGLLPDVQDNNSWTQTVGEVDPLELLEVQLCNSIAPFLLVSRLRPAMAAAATTAASGRAYVVNVSAMEGQFSRRYKGPGHPHTNMAKAALNMMTRTSSGEMFETDRILMTAVDTGWITDERPHHEKLRIAAEGWHAPLDLVDGAARVYDPIVLGEAGEDLYGCFVKDYRPSPW